The following are from one region of the Candidatus Edwardsbacteria bacterium genome:
- a CDS encoding tetratricopeptide repeat protein, protein MIKWAASQYLYLLLAIPLAIAGIFISYALKKKAFKSLADQHLISRLADSLNPKLWWLKSILLILGLFFLILGLSRPKWGEKLQIYKGRGIDIVFCIDASKSMNSQDIKPSRLDWAKLQASSLLDNLSTNQVAITAFAGDCYVMCPMTSDVEAAKLFLDIIEPGNIPKPGTNIQRAVEASGALFNPKQGTSKALILVTDGDNLEGDPMAAVKQAAEIGIRLYIIGIGTLQGSTIPETDSRGNLISYKKDSEDKVVVSRLAERLLLVMAKATDGRYYRAEGFHVNNLVSELEGMEKKELDGGEYVDYVERYQYFLVISYILIFLGLFLSDRRGKWFPTLGISRTKLFILIFIIYILHSSSAYAGVGSAMRTGNKALNKGNIDQALEKYQEALVREPDNEKIHYNIGRALYKLQKYPEAISEFQLGLLTKDKSFQAKALYNIGNCQFKQGKLDEAINSYVSSLLLNPNDIRAKQNLEFCLKQKEQQPSQNDSTKQDQNQQKQDQQLKQQQQQNQDQQKQQGQQPKPQPQKGQMNKDEADRILQALQNKEKENMKKQKEQPAKPEKVDKDW, encoded by the coding sequence ATGATCAAATGGGCTGCTTCCCAATATCTTTACCTGCTCTTGGCCATACCCCTGGCGATCGCCGGGATTTTTATCTCCTATGCGCTTAAGAAAAAGGCCTTCAAATCTCTGGCCGACCAACATTTGATATCCCGTTTAGCAGACAGCTTGAATCCAAAATTATGGTGGTTAAAATCAATTCTATTGATTCTGGGTCTATTTTTCTTGATCCTGGGATTATCCCGTCCCAAATGGGGTGAGAAACTGCAGATATACAAAGGCCGCGGAATAGATATCGTATTCTGCATCGATGCCTCCAAGAGCATGAATTCGCAGGATATCAAACCATCCCGTCTGGATTGGGCCAAGCTCCAGGCCTCTTCCTTGCTTGACAATTTGAGCACCAATCAGGTGGCCATCACCGCTTTTGCCGGAGATTGTTACGTTATGTGCCCCATGACCTCGGATGTCGAGGCCGCTAAACTGTTTTTGGATATCATCGAGCCAGGCAACATTCCCAAACCAGGCACCAATATTCAAAGAGCGGTGGAAGCATCGGGAGCGCTGTTCAATCCCAAGCAGGGAACATCAAAGGCGCTGATATTGGTCACCGATGGGGATAATCTGGAGGGCGACCCCATGGCCGCCGTCAAACAGGCCGCGGAGATTGGCATCCGGCTTTACATAATAGGCATCGGAACCTTGCAGGGCTCCACCATCCCCGAGACCGATTCCAGGGGCAATTTGATTTCCTATAAGAAGGACAGCGAAGATAAGGTCGTGGTCTCCCGGCTGGCCGAACGCCTGTTGCTGGTGATGGCCAAGGCTACCGATGGCCGTTATTATCGGGCGGAGGGGTTCCATGTGAATAACCTGGTCTCCGAGCTGGAGGGCATGGAAAAGAAGGAACTGGATGGCGGGGAATACGTGGATTATGTGGAAAGATACCAGTATTTCCTGGTGATCTCATACATATTGATATTTCTGGGGCTATTTTTGAGCGATCGTCGCGGCAAATGGTTTCCGACCTTGGGAATATCCCGGACCAAATTATTCATTTTGATTTTTATAATTTACATTTTACATTCTTCCTCTGCATATGCCGGAGTTGGGTCGGCCATGCGCACCGGCAATAAAGCCCTAAATAAGGGGAATATCGATCAGGCCCTGGAGAAATACCAGGAAGCCTTGGTTCGGGAGCCGGATAACGAGAAGATACATTATAATATCGGCCGGGCTCTGTATAAACTGCAGAAATATCCCGAAGCCATATCGGAGTTCCAGCTTGGGTTATTGACCAAAGATAAAAGTTTTCAGGCTAAAGCGCTTTATAATATTGGTAACTGTCAGTTTAAACAGGGGAAACTGGATGAGGCCATAAACAGTTATGTTTCATCGCTGCTGCTTAATCCCAATGACATAAGGGCCAAGCAGAATCTGGAGTTTTGTTTGAAGCAAAAAGAACAACAGCCATCTCAGAACGATTCAACCAAACAGGATCAAAATCAACAAAAACAAGATCAACAGCTGAAACAACAGCAACAACAAAACCAAGACCAGCAAAAACAGCAAGGGCAACAGCCCAAACCTCAACCCCAAAAGGGCCAGATGAACAAGGACGAGGCCGACCGTATCCTGCAAGCTCTCCAGAACAAAGAAAAAGAAAACATGAAAAAACAAAAAGAGCAGCCGGCCAAGCCGGAAAAGGTGGACAAAGACTGGTAA
- a CDS encoding HD domain-containing phosphohydrolase — translation MELDKLRILLLDDDEVDRMAISRYIQKEDLPYEVDMVTSISEARQKLSDNEYDLALLDYLLPDGKGLDLLKTAKEVPVIFVTGSGDENIAVQALRGGAYDYLIKDPERNYLIVLPATINNVMERKKAEKALKESEIKHRVLLNCIKTPILALKEDITIFYCNDTYAEFVKLSIEQLEGRKLIEVFPRINGSETYKAYLDVLQTGKTMVVEGKYENRYLSSSIYRTPWGILAVAEDITERKAAQEALVKANEGLERRVAERTVELARANDELQRSYNDTIIAITAAMDAKDSYTRGHSERVRDIAMCIGDKLGLPAESLKKLSYAALLHDIGKIGVSDLLLTKKGGLTKEEYEEVKMHPVIGGRLVGEIELLKDVAPIISAHHEHFDGSGYPKGLRGQEIPIEARIIGVADAYESMISDRPYRKAYEMKEVIKRLDQASGTQLDPLMVEKLKETI, via the coding sequence ATGGAATTGGATAAACTGAGGATACTGCTCCTGGATGATGATGAGGTCGACAGGATGGCCATAAGCCGTTATATCCAAAAGGAGGACCTGCCGTATGAAGTAGATATGGTCACTTCGATATCGGAGGCCCGCCAAAAATTAAGTGACAATGAATATGACCTGGCCCTGCTGGATTATCTGTTGCCCGACGGGAAAGGCCTGGATCTCTTAAAAACGGCGAAGGAGGTTCCCGTGATATTTGTGACCGGAAGTGGCGACGAGAATATAGCGGTGCAGGCTTTGCGGGGTGGAGCATACGATTACCTGATAAAAGACCCGGAAAGGAACTATCTGATAGTGCTGCCGGCGACTATAAACAATGTCATGGAAAGAAAAAAGGCTGAGAAAGCTCTTAAGGAAAGCGAGATCAAGCACCGGGTTCTTTTGAATTGCATTAAAACGCCGATACTGGCCTTAAAAGAAGACATCACTATATTCTATTGCAATGATACTTATGCAGAATTCGTAAAACTATCCATTGAACAGCTGGAGGGCAGGAAATTAATTGAAGTTTTTCCCAGAATTAACGGTTCAGAAACCTATAAAGCCTACCTTGATGTCTTGCAGACCGGCAAGACCATGGTGGTTGAGGGCAAATATGAAAATCGTTATTTGAGCTCCAGCATCTATCGTACTCCCTGGGGGATCCTGGCAGTGGCCGAGGACATAACCGAACGCAAAGCTGCCCAGGAGGCGCTGGTTAAGGCAAATGAGGGACTGGAAAGGCGGGTGGCGGAGAGGACGGTTGAATTGGCCAGGGCCAACGATGAATTGCAAAGAAGCTACAATGATACAATTATTGCCATCACCGCCGCCATGGACGCCAAGGATTCGTATACCAGGGGCCATTCGGAAAGGGTCAGAGATATAGCCATGTGCATTGGCGATAAACTCGGCCTCCCGGCAGAATCTCTTAAAAAACTTTCCTATGCGGCCCTGTTGCACGATATCGGCAAGATAGGGGTCAGCGATCTGCTTCTTACCAAAAAGGGCGGATTGACAAAGGAGGAATATGAGGAGGTCAAGATGCATCCGGTGATAGGCGGAAGGCTGGTCGGTGAGATCGAACTTTTAAAGGACGTTGCCCCGATAATTTCCGCCCACCATGAACATTTTGATGGCAGTGGATATCCGAAGGGGCTGAGAGGCCAGGAGATCCCCATTGAAGCCAGGATAATCGGAGTGGCTGATGCTTATGAATCCATGATATCGGATCGGCCGTATAGGAAGGCGTACGAAATGAAGGAGGTGATAAAAAGACTCGACCAAGCCTCCGGGACCCAACTCGATCCGTTGATGGTTGAAAAATTAAAAGAGACCATCTGA
- a CDS encoding DUF58 domain-containing protein — protein MLSSEFIKKIRQIELHTKKIVNTTFAGEYKSTFKGTGMEFVDVREYLPGDDIRSIDWKVTARMGRPFVKKFVEERELTVILCLDASGSGYFGTKIQFKLEQAAQVAATLAFSAVKNSDKVGLMFFTDRVEKYIPPKKGRLHVMRLIRDILYFKPQSKGTQPSTALESLMHILKHRAIIFLISDFSGRGFSPEIFKTPLGIAARKHDLVAIEISDPAESRLPTAGLVDFEDLETGQLMTVNTSDPSLQQGYLQYNLLERQKRERLFKSLGIDSISLTTDEDFVPKLHKFFQLRSRRFH, from the coding sequence GTGTTATCATCAGAATTCATAAAAAAGATCCGCCAGATCGAGCTTCATACCAAGAAGATCGTCAACACCACCTTTGCCGGGGAATACAAATCCACCTTCAAGGGCACCGGCATGGAATTCGTGGACGTGCGGGAATACCTGCCCGGAGATGATATACGCTCCATCGACTGGAAGGTCACCGCCCGGATGGGCCGTCCCTTCGTCAAAAAGTTCGTGGAGGAACGCGAACTGACGGTTATCCTGTGCCTGGACGCCTCCGGCTCGGGATATTTCGGCACCAAAATCCAATTCAAGCTGGAGCAGGCGGCCCAGGTGGCCGCCACCCTGGCCTTCTCGGCGGTCAAGAACAGCGACAAGGTCGGTCTGATGTTCTTCACCGACCGGGTGGAGAAATATATACCACCCAAGAAGGGTCGGCTGCATGTGATGCGCCTGATACGGGACATCCTTTACTTCAAGCCGCAGAGCAAAGGCACCCAGCCATCAACTGCCCTGGAATCGCTGATGCACATTTTGAAGCACCGGGCCATCATCTTTTTAATCAGCGATTTTTCCGGCAGGGGGTTTTCACCGGAAATATTCAAGACCCCGCTGGGCATAGCCGCCCGCAAGCACGACCTGGTGGCCATCGAGATCTCCGATCCGGCTGAAAGCCGCCTGCCCACGGCTGGATTGGTAGACTTCGAGGACCTGGAGACCGGCCAGCTGATGACCGTCAATACCTCCGATCCCTCTCTGCAGCAGGGATACCTGCAGTATAATCTGCTCGAAAGACAAAAACGGGAGCGCCTTTTCAAGTCCCTGGGCATAGACAGCATCAGCCTTACCACCGACGAGGATTTCGTCCCCAAATTGCACAAATTTTTCCAGCTTCGGTCCAGAAGGTTCCATTAA
- a CDS encoding saccharopine dehydrogenase C-terminal domain-containing protein: MTFKYVVLGAGRQGLAIAYDLAKFCQAKSVTVADFDGKVSSAGAKKINALLTKKIVKAQKADAGNPVSLKNLFKGMDCVVSAVPYHFNYGVAKAAIDSGCNFCDLGGNTGVVLKELSLYQQAKKAGVTVVPDTGLMPGMGNTLAVYAIKKLNQPREIHIRCGGLPQNPKPPLNYKLVFSVEGLINEYFGTAHIIRKGKAAEIPTFSELEQIDFPKPVGRCEAFVTSGGSSTCPWTLEGIVKEYDYKTVRYAGHYEKIRTLLELGFFEQEPVDVRGCKVIPRQLSHVLLTKKIDFPKDKDLIVLRVTALGKKNGRETEIVYDLIDYQDDRTGFTAMERTTGFPAAIVAHHLVQGKAPKGAVPLELAIDSDAFVVDFKKRGFALKERIRIR, encoded by the coding sequence ATGACTTTCAAATATGTGGTCCTGGGGGCCGGGAGGCAGGGCTTGGCCATCGCCTATGATCTGGCAAAATTCTGCCAGGCCAAAAGTGTCACCGTGGCCGACTTTGACGGCAAGGTTTCCTCCGCCGGGGCCAAAAAGATCAATGCCCTGTTGACAAAAAAGATCGTCAAAGCCCAGAAAGCCGATGCCGGAAACCCGGTATCATTGAAGAATTTATTCAAAGGAATGGACTGCGTGGTCAGCGCCGTCCCCTATCATTTCAACTACGGCGTGGCCAAGGCCGCCATAGACTCCGGCTGTAATTTCTGCGATCTGGGCGGCAATACCGGCGTGGTATTAAAGGAACTTTCCTTGTACCAGCAGGCCAAGAAAGCCGGGGTCACAGTGGTGCCGGATACCGGCCTGATGCCCGGCATGGGCAACACCCTGGCGGTGTACGCCATCAAAAAACTGAACCAGCCCCGGGAGATCCATATCCGCTGCGGCGGCCTGCCCCAAAATCCCAAACCGCCCTTGAATTACAAGCTGGTCTTTTCCGTGGAAGGGCTGATCAATGAGTATTTCGGCACCGCCCATATAATCAGGAAAGGAAAGGCCGCCGAGATCCCCACCTTTTCGGAATTGGAGCAGATCGATTTTCCCAAACCCGTGGGCCGATGCGAGGCCTTCGTCACCAGCGGCGGCAGTTCCACCTGTCCCTGGACCCTGGAAGGGATCGTCAAGGAATATGATTATAAAACGGTCCGTTATGCCGGCCATTATGAAAAGATCAGGACCCTGCTGGAACTGGGATTCTTTGAACAGGAGCCGGTGGATGTCAGGGGCTGCAAAGTGATCCCTCGCCAGTTGAGCCATGTTCTGCTGACCAAAAAGATAGATTTCCCCAAGGACAAGGACCTGATAGTGCTGAGGGTGACGGCCTTGGGCAAAAAGAACGGCCGGGAGACGGAAATAGTGTATGACCTGATAGATTACCAGGATGACAGAACCGGCTTCACTGCCATGGAGCGCACCACTGGATTTCCAGCCGCTATCGTGGCCCACCATCTGGTGCAGGGCAAGGCCCCCAAGGGAGCCGTACCCCTGGAGCTGGCCATCGATTCTGATGCCTTTGTGGTCGATTTCAAAAAACGGGGTTTTGCGTTAAAGGAACGGATCCGGATCAGATAA
- a CDS encoding BatD family protein, giving the protein MLKAKLKYFFSILSAVIITSSVHAAVIDFNASVDQTTVGLGDQFTLTVTVQGQDMASVPKPELPELPDFNLLGNSSSQSTNIQFVNGKMSKQASVNFIYYLSAKKLGQLTIGPCKIKYQEQEYTSQPIQIEVTKSSTVRAQSSRPGRNSGGQANIPLEGNLFLSANSDKRTVYVGEQITVDFTLYNRFQISDAGISEMPTFSGFWTEKVYDADKFSWKQKDLNGKQYNYMMLKRVALFPMSSGELTVSPMSMNIAVVQSSRDFFDFFGTTRSVRVESKPITINAKPLPEGKPAEFTGGVGKFSIQASLDKNLVTGNEPINLTVKITGTGNIRLIEKPLIASIPGLKIMDPEVKENIQVSGDAIKGSKTFTFPIIPQSDGKYVIPAVKLAYFDPADRSYHTIQTQQFECAASGCTQNIPLVEATGMKVLGTDINYLKPDASALKSVSFEIPKWSWLLYLFFPATVLSAFWYRGHLDRLSTDRGYARKHRSSGLVKKRLQLSEKYLKADDLINFYSSLSQAVFGFIGDRYNMDMGARTKEQIHEGLSRHGVPDDILTDILALMDACDRVRFSPSSASEMDPPGMLDKAKEVLSKL; this is encoded by the coding sequence ATGCTAAAAGCTAAATTAAAATACTTTTTTTCCATATTGTCGGCTGTCATTATTACTTCGTCGGTTCATGCGGCCGTAATTGATTTCAATGCCTCGGTGGACCAGACCACTGTAGGGTTGGGAGATCAATTCACGTTGACTGTCACCGTTCAGGGACAGGACATGGCCAGCGTCCCCAAGCCGGAACTGCCGGAACTGCCCGATTTCAACCTGCTGGGCAATTCATCATCCCAGTCAACCAATATTCAGTTCGTGAACGGGAAGATGTCCAAGCAGGCTTCGGTTAATTTCATTTATTATCTCAGCGCCAAGAAACTGGGCCAACTGACCATCGGTCCCTGTAAAATAAAATACCAGGAACAGGAATATACTTCCCAGCCCATACAGATCGAGGTCACAAAATCCTCGACCGTCAGAGCCCAATCATCCCGGCCTGGGCGGAATTCTGGAGGGCAGGCAAACATTCCGCTCGAAGGGAATCTTTTCTTATCGGCTAATTCAGATAAAAGAACAGTATATGTCGGAGAACAAATAACGGTTGATTTTACCCTTTATAACCGTTTTCAGATATCGGATGCCGGGATATCAGAGATGCCAACCTTTAGCGGTTTCTGGACAGAAAAGGTCTACGACGCCGATAAATTCAGCTGGAAACAAAAAGACTTGAACGGCAAACAGTATAATTATATGATGCTGAAAAGGGTAGCCCTTTTCCCCATGTCAAGCGGAGAGCTCACAGTAAGTCCCATGTCCATGAATATTGCCGTGGTTCAGTCGTCACGGGACTTTTTCGATTTTTTCGGTACAACCAGAAGTGTGAGGGTCGAATCGAAACCCATAACTATTAACGCAAAGCCATTGCCCGAAGGGAAACCGGCTGAATTTACCGGCGGCGTCGGCAAATTCTCCATTCAGGCTTCATTGGACAAAAATTTGGTCACCGGAAACGAACCCATCAACCTCACCGTCAAGATAACCGGAACCGGCAATATTCGCTTGATTGAAAAACCCCTGATCGCCTCCATCCCCGGCCTGAAGATAATGGATCCCGAAGTGAAAGAAAACATCCAGGTTTCCGGGGATGCCATCAAGGGCAGCAAGACCTTCACCTTTCCCATAATCCCCCAGTCAGACGGCAAGTATGTCATTCCAGCGGTAAAGCTGGCTTATTTTGACCCGGCCGACAGAAGCTACCATACCATCCAGACCCAGCAGTTTGAATGCGCCGCTTCGGGCTGTACTCAAAACATTCCCCTGGTGGAAGCTACCGGAATGAAGGTGCTGGGAACCGATATAAACTACCTCAAGCCCGACGCCTCTGCCTTAAAAAGCGTATCCTTCGAAATTCCAAAATGGAGCTGGCTTTTATATTTATTTTTTCCGGCAACGGTTTTGTCGGCATTTTGGTATCGGGGTCATCTTGACCGGCTGTCAACCGACAGGGGCTATGCTCGAAAACATAGATCAAGCGGATTGGTTAAAAAACGCCTGCAACTTTCCGAGAAATACCTTAAGGCTGACGATCTGATTAATTTCTACTCCTCACTTTCGCAAGCCGTTTTTGGCTTTATCGGCGATCGTTATAATATGGATATGGGAGCCAGAACCAAGGAACAGATACACGAAGGATTATCAAGACATGGGGTTCCTGATGATATTTTAACCGATATCTTGGCATTGATGGACGCTTGCGACCGGGTTCGATTTTCGCCCTCTTCCGCCTCGGAAATGGATCCCCCTGGCATGCTGGATAAAGCCAAGGAGGTGCTTAGCAAGTTATGA
- a CDS encoding response regulator yields MRNNIPVLLVDDDQVDIMTVQRAFKVNNIVNPLKITGNGREALDYLKQEGKYKNPDASPRPGIILLDLNMPIMNGIEFLKIAKADSELRKIPVIVLTTSKEENDRVESFNLSVAGYIIKPVEFEKFVEAVRVLNLYWTLSELP; encoded by the coding sequence ATGAGAAATAACATCCCGGTCCTTTTGGTGGATGACGACCAGGTCGATATCATGACCGTTCAAAGGGCATTCAAGGTCAATAACATAGTCAACCCCCTTAAAATAACGGGAAACGGACGGGAGGCGCTGGACTACTTGAAGCAGGAGGGAAAATATAAAAATCCCGATGCCTCTCCCCGTCCCGGCATAATCCTGCTAGACCTGAACATGCCCATTATGAACGGGATAGAGTTCCTGAAAATCGCCAAAGCCGACAGCGAGTTGAGAAAAATCCCGGTCATAGTCCTAACGACATCGAAAGAAGAGAACGACAGGGTGGAAAGTTTCAATTTGAGCGTGGCGGGATATATCATCAAGCCTGTCGAGTTTGAAAAGTTTGTCGAGGCGGTGAGGGTGCTTAACCTGTACTGGACCCTGAGCGAATTACCATAA
- a CDS encoding tetratricopeptide repeat protein produces MMELIIIAVLGFAPIDSYNQGNKLYQDGNYPAAIEAYRNALEKVSSPYLFYNLGNAYFRNGQIGKAIVNYRRAYFLEPRDADINNNLVYARNYRVDKILTGRGPIERYLYIFFHWFSNSESFWFSIVSFGLLSLFISFYILSRKGKILIFVFISGFVFFYLLLSFSLWQNEKNTLPAVVVVPEVSALSGPGDEFKQILLLHDGTEVLIKDKRNDFVLVQLPGGAGGWLNKEALEKIY; encoded by the coding sequence ATGATGGAATTGATCATTATAGCCGTATTGGGATTTGCACCGATTGACTCATACAATCAGGGAAACAAGCTTTATCAGGATGGCAACTATCCTGCAGCCATCGAGGCGTACCGAAATGCCCTGGAAAAGGTTAGCTCTCCATATCTATTTTACAATCTTGGCAATGCTTATTTCAGGAATGGGCAGATTGGAAAGGCGATAGTAAATTATCGCCGGGCATATTTTCTTGAGCCCAGAGATGCCGATATAAACAATAACCTGGTGTATGCCAGAAACTACAGGGTGGATAAGATTCTCACTGGCCGGGGCCCCATCGAGCGGTATCTGTATATTTTTTTCCACTGGTTTTCAAACAGTGAATCATTCTGGTTTTCCATCGTTTCTTTTGGTTTGCTATCACTTTTTATTTCTTTTTATATATTGTCCCGCAAGGGCAAGATTCTGATCTTTGTCTTTATATCCGGCTTTGTTTTCTTTTATCTCTTACTTTCTTTCTCGCTCTGGCAAAATGAAAAAAACACCCTGCCGGCAGTGGTCGTAGTTCCCGAGGTAAGTGCGCTAAGCGGCCCCGGCGATGAATTCAAGCAGATCCTCCTGTTGCACGACGGCACCGAAGTTCTGATAAAGGATAAACGAAATGATTTTGTCTTGGTACAACTACCGGGAGGAGCCGGAGGCTGGTTAAATAAAGAAGCCTTGGAAAAAATCTATTGA
- a CDS encoding MoxR family ATPase, translating to MENHSDQIKRINEEIEKKSIIIQTITAEISKAIVGQNYLVSRLLVGLLANGHILIEGVPGLAKTYAVRTVSSAIKAKFQRIQFTPDLLPADIIGTMIYNQKTGEFITSKGPIFANLILADEINRTPPKVQSALLEAMQERQITIGEQTFKLDDPFLVLATQNPIEQEGTYPLPEAQLDRFLLKIKINYPTKEEEKEIVERIAVQGEPSIKPVITPAEIIKARELCQEIYIDQKIKDYIIDLIFATREPEKYGLSELKGMIRFGASPRASINLTTTARALAFLKRRGFVIPEDIKELAADILRHRIILSYEAEAEDVTTDDIIQKILAGVEVP from the coding sequence ATGGAAAACCACAGCGACCAGATCAAGCGAATAAATGAAGAGATCGAGAAGAAGAGCATCATCATCCAAACCATCACCGCCGAGATAAGCAAGGCCATAGTCGGGCAGAATTATCTGGTCAGCCGATTATTGGTGGGGCTTTTAGCCAACGGCCACATCCTGATCGAAGGGGTGCCTGGGCTGGCCAAGACCTATGCCGTCCGGACGGTCTCTTCCGCCATCAAAGCCAAGTTTCAGAGAATTCAGTTCACCCCGGATCTGCTGCCGGCCGATATCATCGGCACCATGATATACAATCAGAAGACCGGCGAGTTCATCACCAGCAAGGGTCCCATCTTTGCCAACCTGATCTTGGCCGACGAGATCAACCGCACCCCGCCCAAGGTTCAGAGCGCCCTGCTGGAGGCCATGCAGGAACGTCAGATAACCATCGGCGAGCAGACATTCAAGCTGGATGATCCGTTCCTGGTGCTGGCCACCCAGAACCCCATTGAGCAGGAGGGTACCTATCCCCTGCCGGAAGCACAGCTGGACCGCTTTTTACTGAAGATAAAGATCAATTATCCCACCAAAGAAGAGGAAAAAGAGATAGTGGAGCGCATCGCCGTGCAGGGCGAGCCGTCCATCAAGCCGGTCATCACCCCGGCCGAGATAATCAAGGCTAGGGAGCTGTGTCAGGAGATCTATATCGACCAGAAGATCAAGGATTACATCATCGATCTGATATTCGCCACTCGGGAGCCTGAGAAATACGGCCTGAGCGAGCTCAAGGGAATGATCCGGTTCGGGGCCTCTCCCCGGGCCTCGATCAACCTGACCACCACCGCCCGGGCTTTGGCCTTTTTGAAACGCCGGGGATTCGTGATCCCGGAGGACATCAAGGAGCTGGCCGCCGACATCCTGCGGCACCGGATCATCCTGTCCTACGAAGCCGAGGCCGAGGATGTCACCACCGACGATATCATACAGAAGATCTTGGCTGGAGTGGAGGTCCCGTGA
- a CDS encoding VWA domain-containing protein, with translation MRFASPLYLLLLIPLVGLIWLELKKRTAAVRFSNTEFFKKNPGYGKYIKHALFVLSVAALFLMIIALARPQKGRVYEEIEDKGIDIMLCMDISGTMQAEDFSPKNRLFVAKERAKEFVNKRKGDRIGLVLFAGQALTQCPLTTDKKILSDLIDRLDFGLVADGTAIGMGLASAVGRIKDSKSKSRIIILLTDGLNNAGEVDPITAAKLAQTYGIKIYSIGVGSKGPVPFPVDDPVFGRRYAQVQLDLDMAALEGISRLTGGQSFLASDAEALKLIYDEIDRMEPTTYKVTRHTVYSEKAGIFMLAALILFLLNLLLSFTFLRRLP, from the coding sequence ATGCGTTTTGCTTCTCCTTTATATCTTCTGCTGCTGATTCCTCTGGTTGGCCTGATCTGGCTGGAATTAAAGAAGCGGACCGCCGCGGTAAGATTCTCCAATACCGAATTCTTCAAAAAAAATCCCGGGTACGGCAAATATATCAAGCATGCTCTCTTTGTCTTGAGTGTTGCCGCTCTGTTCCTCATGATAATCGCCCTGGCCCGGCCCCAGAAAGGCCGGGTGTACGAGGAGATCGAGGACAAGGGCATCGATATCATGCTCTGTATGGATATATCCGGGACCATGCAGGCGGAGGATTTCAGCCCCAAGAACCGCCTGTTCGTGGCCAAGGAACGGGCCAAGGAATTTGTAAATAAAAGGAAAGGCGACCGGATCGGACTGGTGCTCTTTGCCGGCCAGGCTCTGACTCAGTGTCCGCTAACCACCGATAAGAAGATACTTTCGGATCTGATAGACCGGCTTGATTTTGGATTGGTGGCCGACGGCACAGCCATCGGCATGGGCTTGGCTTCAGCCGTTGGAAGGATTAAGGATTCGAAATCAAAAAGCCGGATAATCATCCTTTTGACCGACGGCTTGAACAACGCCGGAGAGGTCGATCCAATTACGGCCGCCAAGCTGGCCCAGACTTACGGGATAAAAATTTACAGCATCGGCGTCGGTTCCAAAGGCCCGGTGCCGTTCCCGGTCGACGACCCTGTCTTCGGCCGCCGCTATGCCCAGGTCCAGCTCGATCTGGATATGGCCGCCCTGGAGGGGATATCCCGGCTGACCGGTGGACAGTCGTTCCTGGCCAGCGATGCCGAAGCATTGAAGCTGATATATGATGAAATAGACCGCATGGAACCCACCACCTATAAGGTTACTCGGCATACAGTATATTCCGAAAAAGCCGGCATCTTCATGTTGGCAGCCTTGATATTATTCCTGCTGAACCTGTTATTGTCGTTCACCTTTTTAAGGAGGCTGCCATGA